From Thermoflavifilum aggregans, a single genomic window includes:
- a CDS encoding MFS transporter, with the protein MEPLSTTRSRQTSVLSLVVIVSSLGYFVDIYDLLLFTIIRIRSLNDLGITGDAQQTVGLSLLNFQMVGLLVGGILWGILGDKKGRLSVLFGSILLYSLGNIGNGLIHGPHVIFWYKFFRLIVGLGLAGELGAGVTLVSELLPADKRGYGTTIVASVGILGAVAAYFVAQIIPSWRVCYFVGGGLGLLLLILRVGVLESGMYKAIQHLPVSKGNYLAFFTNANRFFRYLTVILLGLPAWYVVGILIAFSDGFAKTLQIQGTPDPGKAVMISYTILTLGGLACGYLSQLLKSRKKALYIFYIICFLAVVAYFRAYHVSLATFYLICGLLGLGVGFWSVFVTVAAEQFGTNLRATAAITAPNYARGALPLITLLYHFMEKQVFQSNVLGAFWTGVICIGLAFLSALWLKETYGKDLNFVEKI; encoded by the coding sequence ATGGAACCTTTATCCACTACCCGTTCCCGGCAGACTTCCGTATTGAGTCTGGTGGTGATTGTTTCCTCATTGGGATATTTTGTTGATATCTATGATTTGTTGCTTTTCACCATTATCCGCATTCGCAGCCTAAATGATTTAGGCATTACAGGTGATGCCCAGCAAACAGTTGGCCTTTCCCTGTTGAATTTTCAGATGGTTGGATTGCTGGTGGGAGGCATTCTGTGGGGTATCCTGGGTGATAAAAAGGGAAGGCTTTCGGTATTGTTTGGGTCCATACTGTTGTATTCTCTGGGAAATATTGGCAATGGTTTGATTCATGGGCCGCATGTCATTTTCTGGTACAAGTTCTTTCGGTTGATAGTGGGTTTGGGATTGGCCGGTGAGCTGGGCGCGGGGGTCACATTGGTTTCCGAGTTGTTGCCGGCCGATAAGCGGGGCTATGGTACCACTATTGTGGCAAGTGTTGGCATTTTAGGTGCTGTGGCTGCTTATTTTGTGGCCCAGATTATTCCCAGCTGGCGGGTTTGTTATTTTGTAGGAGGCGGATTGGGTTTGTTGTTGCTAATCTTACGTGTGGGTGTGCTGGAATCGGGCATGTATAAGGCTATTCAGCATCTGCCAGTTTCAAAGGGTAATTACCTGGCTTTTTTCACCAACGCCAATCGTTTTTTCCGTTATCTGACGGTGATTTTGCTGGGTCTTCCGGCCTGGTATGTGGTGGGTATCCTGATTGCTTTTTCTGATGGTTTTGCTAAAACCCTGCAGATTCAGGGTACACCTGATCCGGGTAAGGCAGTGATGATCAGCTATACCATTCTCACACTGGGTGGGCTGGCATGTGGCTATCTGAGTCAGTTGCTGAAGAGCCGGAAAAAAGCGTTATACATTTTTTACATCATTTGTTTTCTGGCTGTGGTGGCTTATTTTAGGGCCTATCACGTGAGCCTGGCTACTTTTTATCTGATTTGTGGCCTGTTGGGTTTGGGAGTGGGTTTCTGGTCTGTGTTTGTCACCGTAGCGGCTGAACAGTTTGGTACCAATCTGCGTGCCACGGCTGCTATTACAGCTCCCAACTATGCGAGGGGTGCATTGCCACTCATCACACTGCTATATCATTTTATGGAAAAGCAGGTATTTCAAAGCAATGTGTTGGGAGCATTCTGGACGGGTGTAATTTGCATCGGATTGGCTTTCCTGTCGGCACTCTGGCTTAAGGAAACCTATGGCAAGGATCTGAATTTTGTCGAAAAAATCTAA
- a CDS encoding DedA family protein, giving the protein MHDVIEFLKHLINPSWIIHHGGLYLLLFVIFAETGLFVGFFLPGDSLLFVAGMLAAHPDDPFEMPFALVVLLVAVAGILGNFVGYWFGKKSGPLLFKREDSLFFKKKHLIAAHEFYEKHGGLAIIFARFLPFIRTFAPIVAGIVKMDYRKFTLFNIIGCVLWVSTMMCAGYFLGISFPWLGDHLEWIVVGIVFVTTAPVIFRVLFGSRKSTLP; this is encoded by the coding sequence ATGCATGATGTAATCGAGTTTCTTAAGCATTTGATCAATCCTTCCTGGATCATTCACCATGGTGGATTGTATTTGTTGTTGTTTGTGATTTTTGCAGAAACGGGTTTGTTTGTAGGTTTTTTTCTTCCTGGCGATTCGCTGTTGTTTGTGGCCGGCATGCTTGCCGCTCATCCTGATGATCCTTTTGAAATGCCTTTCGCCCTGGTAGTGCTGTTGGTAGCCGTGGCAGGTATTTTAGGAAACTTTGTCGGATATTGGTTTGGGAAGAAATCGGGGCCATTGTTGTTTAAACGGGAGGATAGCTTGTTTTTCAAGAAAAAACATCTGATAGCTGCCCATGAATTTTATGAAAAGCATGGAGGGTTAGCCATCATTTTTGCACGTTTTCTGCCGTTTATCCGAACATTTGCTCCTATAGTTGCGGGAATTGTGAAAATGGATTACCGGAAATTCACGCTCTTCAATATCATTGGCTGTGTGCTCTGGGTTTCCACGATGATGTGTGCAGGATATTTTTTAGGTATTTCTTTCCCGTGGTTAGGCGATCATCTGGAATGGATTGTGGTGGGCATTGTGTTTGTCACTACAGCACCGGTTATTTTTCGGGTGTTGTTTGGCTCGCGAAAATCAACACTTCCGTAA
- a CDS encoding PQQ-dependent sugar dehydrogenase: MNKLLFTKTLYVLLAGCILAGFTNCHSDAQQQAISRLAFAPNDDQLKLPAGFHAVVVASHIGAARHIVVRDNGDIYVALRAPHNGHAIACLRDQNGDGKADIIEYFGPNTRGDGIGIYRGYLYFGSDTAIMRFRLIDGQLLPDAHAETIARFPIQHEHETKTFTFDNQGYMYVNVGAPSNACQYEDRQKGSPGQNPCPLLEHYAGIWRFRADVPDQTEDHGGMRYATGLRNCVALDWNPVNHQLYAAMNGRDQLYQLYPQYYNAQQGAELPAEEFLLIRQGGNYGWPYTYYDQFQKKRIIAPEYGGDGKKAAPANQYDPPIMAFPGHWAPLGLLFYTGNQFPSSYKHGAFIAFHGSWNRAPLPQAGFKVVFVPFKNGSRLPTGNYSVFADNFTQSPNNQSPVHRPVGLAQGPDGSLYITDDLGGSVWRIAYTGK; encoded by the coding sequence ATGAATAAGCTCTTGTTCACCAAAACGTTGTATGTGCTTCTGGCCGGGTGCATCCTGGCTGGTTTCACGAATTGTCATTCCGATGCACAGCAACAAGCAATATCCCGTCTGGCCTTTGCGCCAAATGATGACCAGTTAAAATTGCCCGCCGGGTTTCATGCTGTGGTGGTGGCATCTCATATCGGTGCAGCCCGTCATATTGTGGTGCGCGACAACGGGGATATCTACGTAGCTCTCCGGGCGCCGCACAACGGGCATGCCATTGCCTGCTTGCGCGACCAGAATGGCGACGGGAAAGCTGATATTATTGAATATTTCGGGCCAAATACCCGTGGGGATGGCATTGGAATTTACAGAGGCTACCTTTATTTTGGAAGTGATACGGCCATTATGCGTTTCCGGTTGATTGACGGACAATTGCTGCCCGATGCCCACGCTGAAACCATTGCGCGTTTCCCTATTCAACATGAACATGAAACCAAAACCTTTACCTTCGATAACCAGGGTTATATGTACGTGAATGTGGGCGCGCCTTCCAATGCCTGTCAATATGAGGATCGGCAAAAAGGTTCGCCTGGACAGAATCCCTGCCCCTTGCTTGAACACTATGCAGGCATCTGGCGGTTCCGCGCCGATGTACCCGATCAAACCGAAGACCATGGCGGCATGCGATATGCTACCGGACTGCGCAATTGCGTGGCGCTCGACTGGAATCCGGTAAACCATCAGCTGTATGCGGCCATGAATGGGCGCGACCAGCTTTATCAGCTTTATCCACAATATTACAATGCTCAGCAGGGAGCCGAACTGCCTGCCGAAGAATTTTTGCTTATCCGCCAGGGAGGCAACTATGGCTGGCCCTACACTTACTATGATCAATTCCAGAAGAAACGCATCATCGCACCGGAATACGGAGGAGATGGAAAAAAGGCTGCTCCGGCCAATCAGTATGATCCGCCCATCATGGCTTTTCCCGGCCACTGGGCCCCTCTGGGATTATTGTTTTACACCGGCAATCAATTCCCTTCCTCCTACAAACACGGTGCGTTCATCGCCTTTCATGGCTCCTGGAACCGGGCACCCTTGCCACAAGCCGGATTTAAAGTGGTTTTTGTGCCGTTTAAAAACGGAAGTCGCCTTCCAACCGGCAACTACAGCGTTTTTGCGGATAATTTCACACAATCGCCCAACAACCAAAGTCCTGTCCATCGCCCGGTGGGCCTTGCACAGGGGCCTGATGGTTCGCTTTATATTACCGACGATCTCGGAGGATCTGTATGGCGTATTGCTTATACAGGAAAATGA
- a CDS encoding Hsp20/alpha crystallin family protein produces MSLVKRSNGGFWSDFPSLFNDFWTRDWFDWALGNFSATGTTVPAVNIIETRDSFEVEMAAPGMDKKDFKVELDGNLLTISSEKKDERELKEGENYTRREFSYQSFRRTFTLPKDVVDVDQIKAHYKDGILHLTIPKKEEAKQKPPKMIEIA; encoded by the coding sequence ATGTCACTGGTGAAACGTTCAAATGGTGGTTTTTGGAGCGACTTCCCTTCCTTGTTTAATGATTTCTGGACCCGGGATTGGTTTGACTGGGCTTTGGGTAATTTCTCTGCTACAGGTACCACTGTCCCGGCAGTGAATATCATTGAAACACGCGACAGCTTTGAAGTAGAAATGGCTGCTCCGGGTATGGACAAAAAAGATTTCAAAGTGGAGCTGGATGGCAACCTGCTCACAATCTCATCCGAAAAGAAAGATGAACGTGAACTGAAGGAAGGTGAAAATTATACCCGGAGAGAATTCAGCTATCAATCCTTCCGTCGCACCTTTACACTGCCCAAGGACGTGGTGGATGTAGATCAGATCAAAGCCCACTATAAAGACGGTATACTCCATCTAACCATCCCGAAGAAAGAAGAAGCCAAACAAAAACCACCGAAAATGATCGAAATTGCCTGA
- a CDS encoding L-rhamnose mutarotase, giving the protein MQKHVQQRYCLFLDLQDDPEKITRYEAYHRQVWPEILHSIRDAGIVQMEIYRAGNRLCMIMEVDENFSFSKKREMDEANPTVQAWEKLMDEFQQRLPFATQGEKWVLGHKIFDLQEQLP; this is encoded by the coding sequence ATGCAAAAACATGTTCAGCAGCGATATTGCCTGTTTCTGGATTTGCAGGATGATCCGGAAAAAATTACCCGTTATGAAGCCTATCATCGTCAGGTATGGCCGGAAATCCTGCACAGCATCCGCGATGCTGGCATTGTGCAGATGGAGATTTACCGTGCAGGCAACCGGCTGTGCATGATCATGGAAGTGGATGAAAATTTTTCTTTTTCTAAAAAACGGGAAATGGATGAAGCCAACCCAACGGTTCAGGCTTGGGAAAAGCTGATGGATGAATTTCAGCAGCGATTGCCGTTTGCGACTCAGGGAGAAAAGTGGGTTTTGGGACATAAGATATTTGATTTGCAGGAACAATTGCCATAA